From Wolbachia endosymbiont (group A) of Longitarsus flavicornis, the proteins below share one genomic window:
- the ftsY gene encoding signal recognition particle-docking protein FtsY, whose amino-acid sequence MSLFGNLYKGLLKTSSRFSDGVKSIFSGKKKLDQSLLDELEELLISMDIGHKTSKLIIDRLTSIKFDKEVEYNIITQQLVNEIEAILNPVVQPLVLNKKPHIIMVCGVNGNGKTTTIGKLAYKYKEMGKSVMLVACDTFRAAASEQLNIWAERSGCSIVTGEYGSDSASVAYRAVSQAIKDNVDVVLIDTAGRLQNNVNLMEELSKIYRTIKKLDDTAPHDVILVLDATTGQNAYSQLEAFSKMVNVTGLIVTKLDGTAKGGVVIGLAEVYKIKLHAIGIGESIEDLKEFTSKEFAEALFNCN is encoded by the coding sequence TTGAGTTTATTTGGTAACCTTTATAAAGGCTTGTTAAAAACTTCTTCTCGCTTTAGCGACGGGGTGAAAAGTATTTTTTCTGGCAAAAAAAAATTAGATCAGTCGCTTTTAGATGAGCTAGAAGAATTGCTAATTAGCATGGACATTGGTCATAAAACTTCCAAATTAATTATTGACAGGCTCACAAGCATCAAATTTGACAAAGAAGTTGAGTATAATATTATCACGCAGCAATTAGTGAATGAAATAGAAGCTATATTAAATCCGGTCGTGCAGCCGTTAGTTTTGAATAAAAAACCCCACATAATAATGGTATGCGGAGTAAATGGTAACGGTAAAACCACAACTATAGGTAAGCTCGCATATAAATACAAGGAAATGGGAAAATCCGTTATGCTTGTTGCATGCGACACATTTAGAGCGGCTGCTAGTGAGCAATTAAACATTTGGGCAGAACGCTCTGGTTGTTCTATCGTTACTGGAGAGTACGGTAGCGACTCTGCAAGTGTGGCATATAGAGCTGTAAGTCAAGCTATAAAAGATAACGTTGATGTTGTTCTAATTGACACAGCAGGAAGGCTGCAAAATAATGTGAACCTTATGGAGGAATTATCAAAAATATATAGAACGATAAAGAAATTGGATGACACTGCCCCTCATGATGTTATTTTAGTTCTTGACGCAACTACCGGCCAAAATGCTTATAGCCAATTAGAAGCATTTAGCAAAATGGTTAATGTTACCGGGCTAATCGTAACAAAGCTAGATGGCACCGCTAAAGGCGGAGTAGTAATTGGACTTGCAGAAGTTTATAAGATAAAGTTACATGCTATAGGAATTGGTGAAAGTATAGAGGACTTAAAGGAGTTTACTAGTAAAGAGTTTGCTGAAGCATTATTTAATTGTAATTAA
- the tldD gene encoding metalloprotease TldD encodes MPNLDQIFFAQNNVNINNVYKTVNSALSNSDGGELFLEFCQSESLLFEDNILKHMDLNTRRGFGLRSFCEDSTSFVCSSEISEKEISNAASIVKSSVSLNKTNSINLNEETTSLYSRINPINEMDLNSKIKLLNEVNEYIRSKNNCVKQVKITLSGEWQVVQIIKGDHRLSDIRPLVRFNVLVIAEKNGQIERGSAGHGGRDSYSKFVSEKKWKEVANQALKQALINLEAIPTPAGEMTVVLGPGWPGILLHEAVGHGLEGDFNRKKVSAFSNSVGKQAAASGITVVDDGTLPNLRGSISVDDEGTSPSYNILIEDGILKGYMQDHMNAKLMGVNPTGNGRRESYKEVTMPRMTNTYMLPGKHAPEEIISSVKKGLYAVNFGGGQVDITSGKFVFSSSEAYLIENGKITQPVKGATLIGDGPTVLKKVSMVGNDLKLDPGVGTCSKDGQNVPVGVGQPTLKVDAITVGGTEI; translated from the coding sequence ATGCCAAATCTAGACCAAATATTTTTCGCTCAAAACAATGTTAATATTAATAACGTATATAAAACAGTCAATAGTGCTTTGAGCAATAGCGATGGTGGTGAGCTGTTTCTAGAATTCTGTCAGTCAGAGTCTCTGCTTTTTGAGGATAACATATTAAAACACATGGACTTGAATACTAGAAGGGGGTTTGGTTTAAGGTCTTTTTGTGAGGATAGTACGTCTTTTGTTTGCTCTTCTGAAATTAGCGAAAAGGAAATTAGTAATGCTGCTTCTATAGTAAAAAGTTCAGTGTCTTTAAATAAAACAAATTCAATAAACTTAAATGAAGAGACAACAAGCCTATATTCGAGGATTAACCCCATAAATGAAATGGATCTGAATTCAAAGATTAAACTACTCAATGAGGTTAACGAATATATAAGATCTAAAAATAACTGCGTGAAGCAAGTAAAAATAACTTTAAGTGGAGAATGGCAAGTTGTACAAATAATAAAGGGTGATCACAGATTAAGTGACATTAGGCCTCTAGTACGTTTTAATGTGCTAGTCATTGCAGAGAAAAACGGTCAAATCGAAAGAGGTTCTGCAGGGCATGGTGGAAGGGACTCTTATAGTAAGTTTGTTTCTGAGAAAAAGTGGAAAGAAGTTGCAAATCAAGCATTAAAACAAGCACTAATAAATCTTGAAGCAATTCCAACTCCAGCTGGAGAAATGACAGTCGTTTTAGGTCCAGGCTGGCCAGGAATATTGTTACACGAAGCCGTAGGTCATGGACTTGAGGGCGACTTCAATCGCAAAAAAGTCTCAGCATTTTCAAATTCTGTGGGTAAGCAAGCAGCGGCTAGTGGCATAACGGTAGTTGATGATGGAACTCTACCTAATTTACGCGGCTCTATCAGTGTAGACGATGAAGGCACTTCACCCAGTTATAATATACTGATAGAAGATGGGATCCTAAAAGGATACATGCAGGATCATATGAACGCTAAACTCATGGGTGTAAATCCAACTGGTAATGGTAGAAGGGAAAGTTATAAAGAAGTTACTATGCCGCGCATGACAAACACCTATATGTTGCCTGGAAAACATGCACCGGAGGAAATAATATCTAGCGTAAAGAAAGGTCTATATGCAGTAAATTTCGGTGGTGGGCAGGTTGATATAACGTCAGGAAAATTTGTTTTTTCATCTTCGGAAGCTTACCTAATAGAAAATGGCAAAATTACACAGCCAGTCAAAGGGGCAACACTAATTGGTGATGGTCCAACAGTGTTGAAAAAAGTATCTATGGTTGGTAATGATCTAAAGTTGGATCCTGGTGTTGGCACATGCTCGAAAGATGGACAAAATGTGCCCGTTGGAGTTGGTCAGCCAACACTCAAAGTTGACGCAATAACTGTTGGTGGGACTGAGATATAG
- the radA gene encoding DNA repair protein RadA: MKTVYVCQSCGHSTGRWVGKCIACDNWDTVVEEIAVKTSKRSISAPILIKTLSGSEIITPSRFLTGIEELDRVFGGGIVQGASILIGGEPGIGKSTLLLRIAANVVQLSSFECLYVSGEESLEQVSLRAKRLKINEPKIKLLSTVSLTDVVATIKENKSIKFLVIDSIQTMYDSRITSAPGTVTQVRTCAHELTILAKQYGISLLIVGHITKDGQIAGPKTLEHMVDTVLYFEGENSNQYRILRTIKNRFGPANEIGVFEMSEAGLVPVDNPSSLFLMAHDREVVGSAVFAGIEGSRPILMEVQALIAGTNMATPRRAVVGWDINRLAMIIAVLNARCKMFLHDKEVYLNIAGGLKIQEPSADLAVAASLISSVVNLPLPTSSIICGEVALSGEIRNVSHADLRLKEAQKLGFKKAIMPKNGNYSSHDIEIIKLGHVRELREIFNYN; encoded by the coding sequence ATGAAAACTGTATATGTATGTCAATCCTGTGGTCATAGCACTGGCAGGTGGGTAGGGAAGTGTATTGCATGTGACAATTGGGATACAGTTGTTGAGGAAATAGCAGTAAAAACGAGCAAAAGAAGTATATCTGCACCAATTTTAATAAAGACGTTATCGGGTAGCGAAATTATCACTCCAAGTCGTTTTTTAACAGGAATAGAAGAATTAGATAGAGTTTTTGGTGGGGGTATCGTTCAAGGTGCTAGCATTTTAATTGGTGGCGAACCTGGAATTGGGAAATCCACCCTTTTGCTTAGAATTGCAGCTAATGTTGTGCAACTTTCCTCTTTTGAATGTCTTTATGTATCTGGCGAGGAATCTTTAGAGCAAGTGAGTCTCAGAGCAAAGCGTCTTAAGATAAATGAACCTAAAATTAAGCTTTTATCTACAGTGTCTTTAACTGATGTAGTAGCAACAATAAAGGAAAATAAAAGTATTAAATTTTTAGTAATTGACTCTATACAAACAATGTATGATAGCAGAATTACATCAGCACCAGGAACTGTAACTCAGGTCCGCACTTGCGCACATGAATTAACCATTCTTGCGAAACAATATGGTATTTCTCTTTTAATAGTTGGTCATATAACTAAGGATGGACAAATAGCTGGACCTAAAACTTTGGAGCATATGGTGGATACGGTATTATATTTTGAAGGTGAAAATAGCAATCAATACCGCATTTTGCGTACTATTAAGAATAGATTTGGCCCTGCAAATGAAATTGGTGTTTTTGAGATGTCTGAAGCAGGACTTGTGCCTGTTGATAACCCATCATCATTGTTTCTGATGGCCCATGACAGAGAAGTAGTTGGCAGCGCCGTATTTGCAGGAATTGAGGGTTCAAGACCAATTTTAATGGAAGTGCAAGCATTAATAGCAGGAACTAATATGGCAACCCCAAGAAGGGCAGTAGTTGGGTGGGATATTAATAGATTGGCTATGATCATCGCGGTGCTAAATGCTCGTTGCAAAATGTTTTTGCATGATAAAGAGGTATACCTAAACATTGCAGGGGGACTCAAAATACAGGAACCATCGGCTGATCTTGCTGTTGCTGCTTCCCTTATTTCAAGTGTAGTAAATTTACCGCTGCCAACTTCTTCAATAATCTGCGGTGAAGTTGCACTTTCAGGAGAAATTAGGAATGTCTCGCATGCTGATCTCAGACTAAAAGAAGCACAAAAGTTAGGATTCAAAAAAGCAATTATGCCTAAAAATGGTAATTACTCTTCTCACGATATTGAGATAATTAAGCTTGGTCACGTAAGGGAATTAAGAGAAATTTTTAATTACAATTAA